A stretch of [Clostridium] innocuum DNA encodes these proteins:
- a CDS encoding glycosyltransferase — translation MEPKQSIIMPYHRNKEMLYYTTQLLDKIIPNEVEIIIVGNNNNLNELKVDLPKRFTYIKYDKSMLYSKTANLGVEASHGDIITLCDQDIFSYHDWYTPLLKKLLSNDNIGSVSSKLLNPINNRIIDFGIEYSKYRIVHPLRGLKFNHPLAMEDRKVSSTTSATLMLRKETYLEVGGMDLDMPYCCSDCDIGLKIGNLGLENWVIADSIAYHRGSSSFKNGKSASFSHLRSDSTSMFWAKNYKTLSPTIDSSIMRSFKYLKSIFKLKPMYYFINLSSLWEFEWYASQLRKIADIEYCDIHTYPQNTPHYSTPIQIYDEIPYSFMNVNVPIIYFVDYFPSLQDNLIWYHMRDIKDDLVLDSHGNLLPLSSIIDRSC, via the coding sequence ATGGAGCCAAAGCAAAGTATTATTATGCCTTATCATAGAAACAAAGAAATGCTATATTACACAACACAGCTTTTGGATAAAATCATTCCTAATGAAGTAGAAATCATTATAGTTGGAAATAATAATAACCTGAATGAATTAAAAGTAGATTTACCAAAGCGATTTACATATATTAAATATGATAAATCAATGCTGTATTCAAAAACAGCAAATCTAGGTGTTGAGGCATCACATGGTGACATAATTACCTTATGTGATCAGGATATTTTCAGTTATCATGATTGGTATACTCCTCTTTTAAAAAAGCTATTATCCAATGATAATATTGGATCAGTGAGCTCAAAACTATTGAACCCTATAAATAACAGGATTATCGATTTTGGAATAGAATACTCAAAATACCGTATTGTCCATCCGCTAAGAGGTCTAAAATTCAACCATCCTTTAGCGATGGAAGATAGAAAGGTCTCCTCCACAACAAGTGCAACATTAATGCTACGAAAAGAAACATATCTTGAAGTAGGAGGCATGGATTTGGATATGCCGTATTGTTGCAGTGATTGTGATATAGGACTCAAGATTGGAAACTTAGGTTTAGAAAACTGGGTTATTGCTGATTCTATTGCATATCATAGAGGTAGCAGCTCATTCAAAAATGGAAAAAGTGCCAGTTTCTCTCATTTACGCAGTGATTCCACTAGCATGTTTTGGGCTAAAAATTACAAAACTCTATCACCCACCATCGATTCAAGCATAATGAGATCCTTTAAATATTTAAAATCAATCTTTAAACTAAAGCCCATGTATTATTTCATCAATCTATCATCTTTATGGGAGTTTGAATGGTATGCCTCACAGCTAAGAAAAATAGCAGATATTGAATATTGTGATATCCATACGTATCCGCAAAATACACCACATTATTCTACTCCTATACAAATCTATGATGAAATACCTTACTCATTCATGAATGTCAACGTCCCAATTATTTATTTCGTGGATTATTTTCCTTCCCTTCAAGATAATCTGATTTGGTATCATATGCGAGACATAAAAGATGATTTGGTATTAGATTCTCATGGAAACCTCTTACCACTGTCTTCAATTATTGACCGCTCCTGTTAA